A genome region from Lasioglossum baleicum unplaced genomic scaffold, iyLasBale1 scaffold1809, whole genome shotgun sequence includes the following:
- the LOC143221007 gene encoding activating signal cointegrator 1 complex subunit 1-like translates to MNVLNPELIWVDGRCYRFLGNTECSHSRDPYFEENYQMDYKDSEDECYDTDIEIVPHGASTFKHTFYVPQPFFPFIVGSKHTVRKRLQAETGTLIQIPRIGQGGDIVIIGANRKEIRTARRRINLLIEETTKKLRFTHFLSIPLNEGHIIMKFNMFKNEILTNSGKTSRGVDEMIFQTPSKLHLTIAALTLLDDTKRNQAAEALYYCHEHIVKPIIEKYGQIPIYIQGIEIMNDDPGETRVLYAKVFSKNEILQNLVDEIVNYYASIGLLSKESEKVKLHLTLLNSRFKLKIIKEQKEEFKTFDTTEIVKVHENTFFGETTLKQIHLSQRGTISSNGYYQAIAKINLLENL, encoded by the exons aTGAATGTTCTAAACCCCGAGTTAATTTGGGTGGATGGTCGATGTTATAGATTCTTAGGAAATACCGAATGCTCACATAGCCGCGATCCTTACTTTGAAGAGAATTATCAAATGGATTATAAAGATTCTGAAGATGAATGTTATGATACTGACATAGAAATTGTACCACATGGGGCGTCTACATTTAAACATACATTTTATGTGCCACA AccattttttccatttattgTTGGATCTAAACATACAGTACGTAAAAGACTACAAGCTGAAACTGGAACTTTAATACAAATTCCACGAATTGGTCAAGGTGGAGATATTG TAATAATTGGTGCCAATCGTAAAGAAATAAGGACAGCACGtcgtagaataaatttattaattgaggAAACAACGAAAAAACTAAGATTTACACACTTCTTGTCAATACCTTTAAATGAAGGTCATATAATAATGAAATTCAATatgtttaaaaatgaaatactaaCAAATTCAGGAAAAacatccagaggtgtagatgaAATGATTTTTCAGACACCAAGTAAATTACATCTTACTATTGCAGCATTGACATTACTTGATGATACAAAAAGGAATCAAGCTGCAGAAGCTTTATATTATTGTCATGAGCATATTGTAAA GCCTATAATAGAAAAATATGGGCAGATTCCTATATACATCCAAGGAATTGAAATAATGAATGATGATCCTGGTGAAACAAGAGTTTTATATGCAAAGGTATTTAGTAAGAATGAAATTCTGCAAAACCTTGTAgatgaaattgtaaattattatgCCAGCATAG GCTTATTATCTAAGGAATCTGAAAAAGTTAAATTACATCTAACTCTTTTGAATTCAAGATTTAAATTAAAGATTATTAAAGAACAGAAGGAAGAATTTAAAACATTTGATACAACAGAAATAGTAAAG gttcATGAAAATACATTctttggagaaaccacattaaAACAAATTCACTTATCACAACGTGGTACAATTAGTAGTAATGGATATTATCAAGCAAttgcaaaaattaatttacttgaaaatttataa
- the LOC143221008 gene encoding LOW QUALITY PROTEIN: histone-lysine N-methyltransferase SETD2-like (The sequence of the model RefSeq protein was modified relative to this genomic sequence to represent the inferred CDS: inserted 2 bases in 2 codons; deleted 2 bases in 1 codon), with protein sequence MARRRKSEMKSSVKTSLKYVPVRKSSRQIAXKQLEEKKVNGDVLQIPYSNDSEDSRSTAEYQNQVLPKKNQNSLRKHNKHKNISNSNVIVINEECSYSTTSQYKKDTSESDSQDGIDIIVNQSDKLSPEDVQQVVVGNPNKDIITESDSAEIEIWPEDVIEETIICEEMEVKEEVKDSNYSLKQGNNVIVKEVLLVNSPSLETNNFVEYTVIQNENGMESVLVESNSRNTPNNECYCNTQRDVMCNLHKTKMENSMSALCTDVPMTSNDKNDKLSNLEKSYTYSKNIINAQGDLYTNKGTCINRLQESLSNDNVFCKIDNKLADMQINEPSKEIQKLVNDLSNMESIMSPLQIAGNTQKVIPMNVDDESSSSILDKMEQLHQSNNSTVLIDNVDKNVTELNNDSCNDKVECTNQHLLKSKVLSDKRNGNQRKMVNLQQVNEELYGDSEIDSKIDGEDTKLSSSSDNSNDTLLSMSNCKLMEFDTKCNNISNDIDKKVEFRSRSGSTDTTGSESGSNSSGVRRSSRIRSIGLMKQRSRGRGLVTKPNVDITKSTVQQEREKLTNNVIPIAQEIKIDNPPEPQSDKEININKTANTFESLTLLATTCNTTGYDSDSSKPVKVKSRWRRSSELEMGGSSTGIVSTSTVGSVFGTITANISESGSCSTLKSTTGVLTDVNSSDSTSGSASVTNFQSNTDTEQTKEISSVSNNSIVQIPKTVGARISLPMVPETKDREMEERLSQFEYLRENLYLTERYTNKETKRMVCDCFLTEEEIERGELGCGEDCLNRLLMIECGPRCVVGDRCTNKRFQNCEYAKCEVFRTEKKGFGLRAMVDLLAGEFIMEYVGEVVDPKDFRRRAKEYSKDKNKHYYFMALKSDQIIDATMKGNVSRFINHSCDPNSETQKWTVNGELRIGFFNKKFIAAGEEITFDYHFQRYGKEAQKCFCEAPNCRGWIGETPEEEKEKIEKKEKREKDMKKKKGEKKQADYMEDEDLEEEIDKLCSGGLKNRAHTLTLSRLMVRSRELEHRTRLLRLIQSGEQPCRRLFLDYHGLRLIWSYVMDISTNDSDEAQQFRLEVLKTLNTLPIPNKTMLMDSKIYNVIEKWSRRLYFSLSGDSPEDDQGKSKSNSDELQINYDSNEKRNSYQLSDTDKQENSIEITEIKSDNTDQSLIPELALSLLAEWSNLKEVFRIPKKERIEQMKEHEREADRGYREELEKEEKRGTSYDRHRSDRYGRNEAEKRGARRGRESPESEHTRTKDKRIEERSSLVPIPRMTKYERRQLFALKVAKEEEERQRRQQQESWQDHETRCLALGIDPHTTAMVDPQTGYPVFYNPSIGQWQQYPTQDGEMNQQCTPVYVGGPQTVPGHTQSGIVSQSSHVLPPSISSEISPGISNNIPSGVPPVVYTLSQTPVFNQTTTAYSLLSHCHQQYPEGQLPLSNNLVLSGTPVAIQTESRYEHIEKQSDQQFPTTFRQAQLEIPPIDLPPKWKSAIDARGRTYYYHVKERISQWLPPPPDHIGVQPDSSSTSESSEESSSSNEDDEEIDEDNNEDSKNEELNLNNTLIEKSLNGSKHNVAKKSTVHNVTGNSGFFPEGKKRREGLVQERIISPRREEDRIDHKTHKGIKEKLRRQKERAKFKEHVDKIRRHRRSNKSKSHSRHSINKLQLPSXDLSTMSERKIKDTFRINMANVMVHFLNPYRKNDCKQGRITNTEDFKHLARKLTHFVLAKELKHCKSVDELQCNENVKHKAKDFVRKYMSKFGAVYQKSTDED encoded by the exons ATGGCACGCAGACGTAAAAGTGAAATGAAATCATCTGTAAAGACATCACTTAAGTATGTACCTGTCAGAAAATCTAGTAGACAAATAG AAAAGCAATTAGAAGAAAAAAAGGTAAATGGAGATGTTTTACAAATACCGTATTCAAATGATTCAGAAGATAGTAGAAGTACTGCAGAATACCAAAATCAAGTACTTCCAAAGAAGAATCAAAATTCTTTAAGGaaacataacaaacataaaAACATTTCTAATAGTaatgtaattgtaattaatgAAGAGTGTTCATATTCAACAACATCCCAGTATAAAAAAGATACTAGTGAAAGTGATAGTCAAGATGGAATAGACATTATAGTCAATCAATCTGATAAACTTAGTCCTGAAGATGTTCAACAAGTAGTTGTTGGTAATCCAAATAAGGATATTATAACTGAATCTGATTCTGCTGAAATTGAGATATGGCCAGAAGATGTAATAGAAGAAACCATAATATGTGAAGAGATGGAAGTTAAAGAAGAAGTTAAAGATAGTAATTACAGTTTGAAACAAGGTAACAACGTAATAGTAAAAGAAGTATTACTTGTAAACAGCCCATCTttagaaacaaacaattttgtAGAATATACTGTGATACAGAATGAAAATGGTATGGAGTCTGTGTTAGTAGAATCCAATTCAAGAAATACACCTAATAATGAATGTTACTGCAATACACAAAGAGATGTAATGTGTAATTTACATAAAACTAAAATGGAGAATTCCATGTCAGCCTTATGTACAGATGTGCCAATGACTTCtaatgataaaaatgacaaattaTCTAATTTAGAGAAATCATATACTTAtagtaaaaatataattaatgctCAAGGAGACTTATACACTAATAAAGGTACGTGTATAAACAGATTGCAAGAATCTTTATCTAATGACAATGTGTTCTGCAAAATAGATAACAAATTAGCAGATATGCAAATTAATGAACCatcaaaagaaatacaaaaattaGTTAATGATTTATCTAATATGGAAAGCATAATGTCTCCATTACAAATTGCTGGTAACACACAAAAAGTAATACCAATGAATGTTGATGATGAAAGTAGTTCTTCAATATTAGATAAAATGGAACAATTACATCAATCAAATAATTCTACTGTATTGATTGATAATGTGGATAAGAATGTTACAGAATTAAATAAT GATTCCTGCAATGATAAAGTGGAATGTACAAATCAGCATTTATTAAAATCAAAAGTTTTATCAGATAAAAGAAATGGAAATCAACGGAAAATGGTAAATTTACAGCAAGTTAATGAGGAATTATATGGTGACAGTGAAATAGATAGCAAAATTGATGGAGAAGATACAAAACTATCTAGTAGCAGTGATAATAGTAATGATACACTTTTATCCATGAGTAACTGTAAATTAATGGAATTTGATAcaaaatgtaacaatatttcAAATGATATTGATAAAAAAGTTGAGTTTAGAAGTAGAAGTGGTAGTACTGATACAACAGGTTCAGAAAGTGGATCAAATAGTTCTGGTGTAAGGAGAAGTAGTAGAATTAGATCAATTGGTTTAATGAAACAAAG ATCTCGTGGTCGTGGATTAGTTACAAAACCGAATGTAGATATTACTAAATCAACTGTTCAGCAAGAACGAGAAAAACTAACTAATAATGTTATTCCAATTGCTCAAGAAATTAAAATAGATAATCCACCTGAACCACAATCagacaaagaaattaatatcaatAAGACAGCAAATACATTTGAGTCTCTTACATTGCtagcaacaacgtgtaatactACAGGCTATGATTCAGATTCTTCTAAACCTGTCAAAGTAAAATCACGTTGGCGAAGATCAAGTGAACTTGAAATGGGTGGATCAAGTACAGGAATTGTATCTACATCAACGGTTGGATCTGTATTTGGAACTATAACTGCAAATATATCTGAATCTGGATCATGCTCGACACTTAAATCTACAACTGGAGTTTTGACAGATGTTAATTCTTCAGATTCTACATCTGGATCAGCATCAGTTACAAATTTTCAATCCAACacagatacagaacaaacaaaGGAGATATCATCAGTTAGTAATAATAGTATTGTGCAAATTCCCAAAACTGTAGGTGCAAGAATTTCATTACCTATGGTTCCTGAAACAAAAGACAGAGAAATGGAAGAAAGACTAAGTCAGTTTGAATATTTGcgcgaaaatttatatttgacaGAAAG aTACACAAATAAGGAAACAAAAAGAATGGTATGTGATTGCTTTTTAACAGAGGAAGAAATTGAAAGAGGAGAACTAGGTTGTGGGGAAGATTGTCTAAATAGACTTCTTATGATAGAATG TGGACCACGATGCGTAGTAGGTGATCGTTGTACAAATAAAAGATTTCAAAATTGTGAATATGCAAAGTGTGAAGTATTTAGAACAGAAAAGAAAGGATTTGGTCTAAGAGCTATGGTTGACTTGTTAGC AGGAGAATTTATAATGGAGTATGTAGGTGAAGTAGTTGATCCAAAAGATTTTCGACGCAGAGCAAAGGAATAttcaaaagataaaaataaacattattattttatggcaTTAAAGTCTGATCAAATTATTGACGCTACCATGAAAGGGAATGTTTCCCGATTTATAAATCATAGTTGTGATCCAAATTCTGAAACACAAAAA TGGACAGTAAATGGAGAATTGAGAATTggcttttttaataaaaaatttatagctGCTGGCGAAGAAATTACATTTGATTATCATTTTCAGCGTTATGG TAAGGAGGCACAGAAATGTTTTTGTGAAGCACCCAATTGCCGTGGTTGGATTGGAGAAACaccagaagaagaaaaagaaaaaatagagaagaaagaaaaacgcGAGAAAGatatgaaaaagaagaaaggagaAAAGAAACAAGCTGATTATATGGAAGATGAGGAT ttggaGGAAGAAATAGATAAACTATGCTCAGGTGGTTTAAAAAATAGAGCACATACATTAACATTAAGCAGATTAATGGTACGCAGCAGAGAATTAGAGCACAGAACTCGTCTCTTACGTCTTATACAAAGCGGAGAACAGCCATGTCGAAGATTATTTTTGGATTATCATGGTTTACGTTTGATTTGGAGTTACGTTATGGATATTTCTACAAACGATTCTGACGAAGCACAACAATTTCGACTAGAAGttctgaaaactttaaatacacTTCCGATTCCTAATAAAACAATGTTAATGGAtagtaaaatttataatgtaataGAAAAATGGTCGAGACGATTATACTTTTCTCTCAGTGGAGATTCTCCAGAAGATGATCaaggaaaatcaaaatcaaacaGTGATGAATTACAAATAAACTATGATagtaatgaaaaaagaaattcttaTCAGTTATCTGATACAGATAAACAAGAAAATAGTATTGAAATTACTGAAATAAAATCTGACAATACAGATCAAAGTCTTATTCCTGAATTAGCTTTGAGTCTTTTAGCTGAGTGGTCAAATTTGAAAGAAGTTTTTCGTATaccaaaaaaagaaagaattgaACAAATGAAAGAACATGAAAGAGAAGCAG acCGTGGATATAGAGAAGaattagaaaaagaagaaaaaagaggaacATCATACGATAG GCATAGATCTGATAGATACGGAAGAAACGAAGCAGAGAAACGTGGAGCAAGACGAGGACGAGAATCTCCAGAATCTGAGCACACTCGAACAAAAGATAAAAGAATAGAAGAAAGAAGTAGCTTAGTTCCAATTCCACGGATGACTAAATACGAGCGTAGACAATTATTCGCTTTAAAAGTAGCTAAAGAGGAAGAAGAACGACAACGTCGTCAACAACAAGAATCATGGCAAGATCATGAAACTAGATGTTTAGCATTAGGTATAGATCCTCATACCACAGCTATGGTAGATCCTCAAACAGGATATCCTGTTTTTTATAATCCATCAATTGGACAATGGCAACAGTATCCTACACAAg atGGAGAAATGAATCAACAATGCACTCCAGTGTATGTAGGTGGACCACAAACAGTACCTGGTCATACTCAATCTGGAATAGTATCACAAAGTTCACACGTTCTGCCACCATCAATTTCTTCTGAAATatcacctggtatatcgaataATATACCTTCAGGTGTACCTCCTGTAGTATACACGTTAAGTCAAACGCCTGTATTTAATCAAACAACAACAGCTTATTCATTATTGTCCCATTGTCATCAACAATATCCTGAAGGTCAATTGCCACTTTCGAATAATTTAGTTCTTAGTGGAACACCAGTTGCAATTCAAACTGAATCTCGTTATGAACATATTGAAAAGCAGTCCGATCAACAATTTCCTACAACATTTAGACAAGCGCAGCTTGAAATACCTCCTATAGATTTACCACCTAAATGGAAAAGTGCTATTGATGCTAGAGGTAGAACATATTATTATCACGTAAAGGAACGAATATCGCAGTGGTTGCCTCCTCCACCAGATCATATTGGTGTTCAACCAGATTCATCATCAACTTCGGAATCTAGCGAAGAATCTAGTTCATCAAACGAAGATGATGAAGAAATTGATGAAGACAATAACGAAGATTCGAAAAACGAGGAGTTAAACttaaataatacattaatagaaaaatcattAAATGGTTCTAAGCATAATGTTGCTAAAAAAAGTACCGTTCATAATGTAACTGGTAATTCAGGTTTTTTCCCGGAAGGCAAGAAAAGAAGGGAGGGTTTGGTTCAAGAAAGAATTATTAGT CCACGTCGTGAAGAGGATCGTATAGACCATAAAACGCACAAAGGTATAAAGGAAAAATTACGGCGACAAAAAGAAAGAGCCAAGTTTAAAGAACACGTTGACAAGATACGAAGACACCGACGTAGTAATAAATCTAAATCGCATTCACGACATAgcataaataaattacaattaccTT TCGATTTATCTACAATGTCggaaagaaaaattaaagatacCTTTAGGATAAATATGGCAAATGTCATGGTACATTTTTTGAATCCATATAGAAAAAATGATTGTAAACAAGGTAGAATAACAAATACGGAAGATTTTAAACATCTTGCAAGAAAG CTTACACATTTTGTACTTGCAAAAGAATTAAAACACTGTAAAAGCGTTgacgaattacaatgtaatgaaAATGTTAAACACAAAGCTAAAGATTTTGTACGTAAGTATATGAGCAAGTTTGGTGCAGTTTATCAGAAAAGTACTGATGAAGattaa